GGCTGTAAACCTTTCCTTTCAATAGCTGTGATTTATAATAAAGATTACAATTTTCAACAAAACTTCTCTGCCCCACAGTTTTGTCTTTTTTCGGATCATATTTTGTCATTTCTCTTTTCCCTATTGCCCTTATCCTCAAATTTACAATTTCACAAGCAATTCCGCTGTGGCTGTATCCGTACCGCTCTTTATGAAGATCATTGAAATTTTCGATGTAGTTTTCTGTAAAGGGGACTATTATCTCATAAGATTGCCCTTCATACCGCATATCGAGAAATTTCATCAATGAAACTGCGCTTTTATTGACTCCTTCTTTCATCATTTCATCAACTGCTTTCTTTTCCATACTTTTGAATTTCTCTGTTAATTCTTGAAAGGAGGTATCATCTTCACGAAGCATAACAGTTGAAGAATAATCTTTGATGATATCAGATTTGACCATCCCAATTGCTGACAAGACACCGGGCGCATAAGGAATTATGACTCCCCTCATTGAAAGACTTTCAGCAAGGTCAACAGCATGAAGGCCGCCTGCGCCACCGAAGGAAAGCAGATAAAAATCTCTTATATCATATCCCTTTTCAACAGAAATTACTCGTATCGCTTTTTCCATAGTAGAATTAGCAACCTCTATGATTCCTTCTGCAAGCGTTAATGGGTCAATGCCATTCCTTTTTGCCATCTCCTTTATGGCTGTCTCAACTTTCATTCCATTGAGCTTCATCAATCCGTCTAAAAAATATTTTTCAGATAACCTGCTCAAAAAAAGATGTGCGTCTGTAACTGTAACTTCATTCCCTCTGCCGTAACATATAGGTCCGGGATCGGCGCCAGCACTCTCAGGACCTACCCTGAGTGCCCCTCCTTCATCAAATCTTGCAATCGAACCTCCACCAGCACCGACAGTATGTATATCAATCATTGGTATTTTTACAGGCATCCCGCATATATAAGATTCTGTCGTCATTGACAATTTCTCGTCAATCAATGAAACATCCGTAGAAGTTCCTCCCATATCAAATGATATGATTTTCCTTATTCCGCTTTCAAAAGCCGCTGAAGAGGCACCGACAACTCCACCTGCAGGTCCAGAAAGGATTGTTTTTACAGCTTCATTCATTGCAGTATCCGCAGAAATAC
This portion of the Candidatus Schekmanbacteria bacterium genome encodes:
- a CDS encoding hydantoinase/oxoprolinase family protein, which translates into the protein MPDEIIIGVDTGGTFTDFVFIEDGRLRTLKVLSTPSNPAQAVCEGIEKIAKGRRKKIVHGSTVATNALLERKGAETALITTKGFEDIIEIGRQNRTKIYSLKYKKEPPLIPEDKRLSVNERTLHTGEVLRKINLDEVREIIEEAVNRGAKSIAVSLLFSFANPQHEEIIGKECIERNIPVSLSHRIVPEFREYERTSTTVINAYVSPVMEKYISQLNDYVLGEDKLTIMQSNGGCISADTAMNEAVKTILSGPAGGVVGASSAAFESGIRKIISFDMGGTSTDVSLIDEKLSMTTESYICGMPVKIPMIDIHTVGAGGGSIARFDEGGALRVGPESAGADPGPICYGRGNEVTVTDAHLFLSRLSEKYFLDGLMKLNGMKVETAIKEMAKRNGIDPLTLAEGIIEVANSTMEKAIRVISVEKGYDIRDFYLLSFGGAGGLHAVDLAESLSMRGVIIPYAPGVLSAIGMVKSDIIKDYSSTVMLREDDTSFQELTEKFKSMEKKAVDEMMKEGVNKSAVSLMKFLDMRYEGQSYEIIVPFTENYIENFNDLHKERYGYSHSGIACEIVNLRIRAIGKREMTKYDPKKDKTVGQRSFVENCNLYYKSQLLKGKVYSRQGLDVGETIVGPAIIVEYSATTFIPPHWQATIDENLNIFIHRR